One segment of Daphnia magna isolate NIES linkage group LG2, ASM2063170v1.1, whole genome shotgun sequence DNA contains the following:
- the LOC116917214 gene encoding ectopic P granules protein 5 homolog isoform X2, which produces MAEAVRPKSKKKGKPKLKEILVEHADPFSNTENQPSCSGTESDIKKELGTILPSIEDEIQQGAPITTESHKNITAKHIPNHLVEDEAKLFENGSERVFAKQENEAVLFQEGSKLQEASICENSIHEQLMELLIESPKIKPEIPSAPAPSMLNGTFEFNLDLPIEEKAADIVFPQSFENSISQAVYKQQQFNSLKPFTAEQLVSFYENPLLLGEEAVVESFLDCRKNLETHPLYENLTYFLRSRLMLKSNLEELEQFNRDVEALTSQLWTTETRRMIEYGECADSKRVKAHYDFPVAHLNEKSSLQLIRQLQQQREKIQEKLVLSVYESHLWRLRVDWLICQGSQHSEHGSISVLFAFLRRPVKDKMFVDHLKFWLNYVAVSLLKRARKEDYIFLAHHAVRCPTGLARWGSPYVQTPFYDPFEDRQGTNIHHVDVGLALLSILCQPVRSRQEFLQSWVDPDQDSHWVWLDSEGEDECSGNQTSVMNLTDDDLLSLLNQIPLANVFRFAFRLRNQDEMDVSTGLLEASEWLRAFAICRHLLKMFDSGMKTYQGKRYKNLAKKFGQLILHTVCNLSDFWQEQKAFVTSMGERLSREYEHLFLEGISLLIGTRQQRSWQLLSRIPLSGLTPRLRFELWLRWHSEIIGEPIEMDISDSFHSDSFWNLLNTKLVQLPEPDRFVFLVTLAEMASDGSTSSEDCFLQLVAWELTELGLLNKLTREVCFKTAAELLVTIISRFPPLVSFVLQRLEVQQLIPTASLSLFKDLPLHRWKPTTKDFQLLRNWLLNDALDSVRHQLTVTVLTRLNWTLEDNPKRPFLTTSFHQQTALLLTEVVAVHGRLPVPSAVPVLASNFLADSVQFLASFSRSWNSSSLVQWAWHLALKLRLHTFDCFPDHLMWILHHPQQAFRNVRQLQDDPQLSILRQPQPTPLSCFIALSMTNAGHSVPEFCSVGMDLLYILSIADQHRPVVAFLNHLFPLIVTCPDVLYDQPKLLEIFQRLIQADLTYYKRAKNLLAPQFPGVVLKMMASLIENTIWKLNGLYLTGATPALEIWLNLLTSLPKWNVDKSVLYLLDILARIAWANSSDIQSFNRILSVVLKESSKVHRPSKGIVSRVGNWVSGSSEALVQLDATELISPTPSLPYLSWIVLGMEMERQSKLWQHLIIELQPGKVKSIEQALKSIAGFLKIPYIGVHQLCLIRYAQMALELNPDHPLLPVIIQRFFSLYFARTEAMEVGTDSWAVGQRIMTNSSTFSSLLKRLVLKWEESAKKFQSDLLRSSFLQSCCLWVEDVKLLEPHVYLPSLAPNYHPARLLQLFQGSDLWIDLCDLNAIHADRQELRESWNKERNITSPTVSQQKSAESLHSQKDTIYARLQTYPTPIRLTQVALQLPFSRLLLTAFRNASDFRLQLIPHLQVIVDCADQFNRRMAELTSLDCHYSELLTELYCPYRSERTMTVKCDGTQSGACSGSAVIKLSCEPWRLNTSVRKQLDTNRQEATRLHSAFQDANVQWLCVAALLLEDCVDQIQGSSDPNVLETGAALFYILVELVGEESNNYLPTKQLLSTCLERLGQHCIAGHPEQCRNLVGLLSSNSNLAGLVAPHFTPSTPDPSSASVSAFLDSYRLVIGLSKQDSDLVLVLLTKFDVRWWLNCAECWPHDRLKLLEIIFAALDSYGLQPVERALAVHEVLRRHLQLILSQNFPEQYSHFLHHLLKASEAQSCSPVVWCDTINTLGQGWLRLQPELSMEEFLQQVLQYTTQQTLLDANKMMETVILMSQHFSTERQLHGLYGLYPKYRPYIHVIACFLLTIGHGLCFTTLQNDNGTASDLLVGQLWAAIRDLYSPWILPYTQQQVNSNCAAWIQHALSDCKVLLPWIAADSGLASLMASSLTHCTTFIHETLPAQQSILSHILAFYLQGFCHTAIKLHILKVIHQALDTLPWQSFVPSLNDLEQLVRVAGQFLPEVHSFLVSLFVRCCLSTVIVHCNSQPTTCARLLACLLHLHVRLAGEPTAQQNPMMKRILDEACSYPWQFIDASVYDQVLNWYISTCDPLFILQPYLERQETPCSSNDPLVFRLLQAVSSHHLQSSDHIGNSPKRQIFVRSWIRLIALTVSRHRSLIQQHPRAIPNAIGNLLDFICKNTHSAEYRNDIHEYMTVAISSSSPIADTLQNCLCLRMNCYPVNAALVENVLRVIAVVNGGGSHDGQKRMAAVLESALEQFEGTRSVIFDLLPIGGSKELAAVSWQQGCILSWYCLVSNQEKPDAADGPYLLEQMLSNCKALSLSEAIEPKLCFVYERLLTVWNLTSPNLSPKKTAVKAEWCELLGSWTEENKSWLSTIGLGKAPRLSSKGRCLAHVILCYLQQSKIALDQLENRWRVNRHNADCKPAVESALEALKSGKPDGIKLLQNLVPLLYSNSYLSRLIVK; this is translated from the exons ATGGCTGAAGCAGTGCGCCCAAAGagtaagaaaaaagggaaacctAAGTTAAAGGAGATATTG GTTGAACATGCTGATCCCTTCTCAAATACTGAAAACCAGCCAAGCTGTTCAGGGACTGAGAGTGACATTAAAAAAGAACTAGGAACCATCTTGCCAAGCATAGAAGATGAGATCCAACAGGGTGCACCCATCACAACAGAAAGTCATAAAAACATTACAGCCAAACATATTCCAAACCATTTAGTTGAAGATGAAGCCAAGTTATTTGAAAATGGATCTGAACGTGTGTTTgctaaacaagaaaatgaagctGTGTTGTTTCAAGAAGGTTCTAAATTGCAAGAAGCTTCAATATGTGAGAATTCTATTCATGAACAACTCATGGAACTTTTAATTGAATCACCAAAAATTAAGCCAGAAATTCCCTCAGCACCAGCTCCTAGCATGTTGAATGGTACCTTTGAATTCAACCTTGACCTACCTATTGAAGAAAAGGCAGCAGACATTGTATTTCCACAGTCATTTGAAAATAGCATCAGTCAAGCTGTTTACAAGCAACAACAATTCAATAGTTTAAAACCTTTCACTGCAGAGCAGCTGGTGTCCTTTTATGAAAACCCTTTATTATTGGGCGAGGAGGCTGTGGTGGAAAGTTTTCTTGACTGtcgaaaaaatttagaaacGCATCCCTTATATGAAAACCTAACATACTTTTTGCGCTCTCGACTTATGTTAAAAAGCAATTTAGAAGAACTTGAGCAGTTTAATCGAGATGTTGAAGCTTTGACATCTCAGCTGTGGACAACAGAAACCAGAAGAATGATTGAATATGGTGAATGCGCCGACAGCAAGCGAGTTAAGGCGCACTACGATTTCCCTGTGGCCCATCTCAATGAGAAGTCCTCACTTCAGCTAATTCGGCAGTTACAGCAACAACgtgaaaaaattcaagaaaagcTAGTTTTGAGTGTCTACGAATCTCACTTGTGGAGGCTGCGAGTTGATTGGTTAATTTGCCAGGGCAGCCAACACAGTGAACATGGCTCCATTTCGGttctttttgcctttttgCGTCGACCAGTCAAAGATAAAATGTTCGTCGATCATCTGAAGTTCTGGTTAAATTACGTTGCCGTTTCTTTATTGAAACGAGCTAGAAAAGAAGATTATATTTTCCTTGCTCATCACGCAGTGCGCTGCCCAACTGGATTGGCTAGATGGGGAAGTCCGTACGTGCAAACACCTTTTTATGATCCTTTCGAAGACCGCCAGGGCACAAACATTCATCACGTTGATGTCGGATTAGCCTTACTGTCCATCCTCTGTCAGCCGGTTCGAAGCCGCCAAGAATTCCTTCAAAGCTGGGTTGATCCCGACCAGGACAGCCATTGGGTATGGCTGGATTCAGAGGGTGAAGACGAATGTAGTGGTAATCAAACGTCTGTGATGAACTTGACAGATGATGACCTCTTGTCATTACTTAATCAAATTCCACTGGCCAATGTTTTCCGTTTTGCCTTTCGACTACGGAACCAAGATGAAATGGACGTCTCTACCGGCTTACTTGAAGCTAGCGAATGGCTCCGCGCGTTCGCCATTTGCCGTCATCTGCTAAAAATGTTCGACTCCGGAATGAAAACCTATCAAGGAAAACGCTACAAGAACCTTGCCAAAAAATTTGGGCAGCTGATTTTACATACTGTTTGCAATCTGTCGGACTTCTGGCAAGAGCAAAAAGCGTTCGTGACGTCTATGGGAGAACGATTATCGAGGGAATACGAACACTTATTCCTAGAAGGAATATCTTTATTGATCGGAACAAGGCAACAGCGATCATGGCAGCTTCTAAGTCGAATTCCGCTAAGTGGGCTGACTCCTAGACTAAGATTCGAGCTCTGGTTGCGATGGCACTCGGAGATTATTGGCGAGCCCATTGAGATGGATATTTCCGATTCCTTCCACTCCGACTCCTTTTGGAATCTTCTAAACACGAAATTGGTTCAACTCCCTGAACCAGATCGGTTCGTCTTTCTGGTGACTCTGGCAGAAATGGCCAGTGATGGCTCCACCTCGTCTGAAGACTGTTTTCTCCAGCTAGTCGCCTGGGAATTAACCGAACTCGGGTTGTTGAATAAACTCACCAGGGAAGTTTGTTTCAAAACCGCTGCGGAATTGTTAGTCACTATAATCAGCCGTTTTCCGCCACTTGTCTCTTTCGTCTTACAACGGTTGGAGGTCCAGCAACTGATACCTACCGCTTCATTATCGTTGTTCAAAGATTTACCTTTACATCGATGGAAACCTACCACTAAGGACTTCCAATTACTACGAAATTGGTTGCTAAATGACGCCCTGGATTCCGTCCGTCATCAGCTTACCGTCACAGTGTTGACTCGTTTGAACTGGACCTTAGAAGACAATCCTAAACGTCCTTTCCTGACAACATCTTTCCACCAGCAGACGGCTTTACTATTGACAGAGGTTGTAGCCGTTCATGGCAGGCTTCCAGTCCCTTCAGCCGTTCCAGTGTTGGCATCAAACTTTCTGGCCGATTCTGTGCAGTTTCTTGCCAGCTTTTCGCGTTCGTGGAATTCTTCGAGCTTGGTCCAATGGGCCTGGCACCTAGCCCTCAAACTCCGCTTACACACATTTGACTGCTTCCCGGATCATCTTATGTGGATTCTGCACCATCCACAACAGGCCTTCCGCAACGTACGGCAACTGCAAGACGACCCACAATTGTCGATTTTGCGCCAACCACAGCCTACACCTTTAAGCTGCTTCATAGCGCTCTCCATGACGAATGCCGGACATAGTGTCCCTGAATTTTGTTCGGTCGGCATGGATCTCTTGTACATTTTGAGTATCGCTGATCAACACCGCCCCGTCGTGGCCTTCCTCAACCATTTATTTCCCCTTATAGTCACATGCCCTGATGTACTCTACGATCAGCCTAAATTGCTAGAAATCTTCCAACGACTAATTCAGGCTGATCTGACTTACTACAAGAGGGCTAAAAACTTGTTGGCACCCCAATTTCCTGGAGTAGTCCTCAAAATGATGGCTTCCTTAATCGAAAACACCATTTGGAAGCTGAACGG GTTATATTTGACTGGAGCCACACCTGCACTTGAGATTTGGCTAAATTTACTCACAAGTCTACCCAAATGGAATGTCGACAAAAGTGTGCTTTATCTCCTTGACATATTGGCTAGAATCGCCTGGGCGAATTCTTCTGATATCCAAAGTTTTAATCGAATATTATCCGTTGTTCTTAAAGAATCAAGTAAAGTTCATCGGCCGTCCAAAGGTATCGTGTCACGCGTAGGTAATTGGGTGAGTGGATCATCTGAGGCTCTTGTTCAGTTGGATGCAACCGAATTGATTTCACCCACCCCTTCGCTGCCTTATCTGTCATGGATAGTCTTAGGAATGGAGATGGAACGCCAGTCTAAATTGTGGCAACATCTTATCATCGAATTGCAACCGGGCAAGGTGAAAAGCATCGAACAAGCTTTGAAATCCATTGCAGGATTTCTTAAAATTCCGTACATTGGTGTCCATCAACTTTGTTTGATCCGCTACGCGCAAATGGCATTGGAACTGAATCCAGACCACCCGCTTTTGCCGGTAATCATCCAACGTTTCTTCAGTCTGTATTTTGCTCGTACAGAAGCAATGGAAGTTGGTACTGATAGCTGGGCCGTCGGGCAACGGATCATGACGAATTCGTCCACTTTTTCTTCCTTATTGAAACGTCTCGTTTTGAAGTGGGAAGAAagtgcaaaaaaatttcagaGTGACCTCCTGCGTTCCAGTTTTTTGCAAAGTTGCTGTCTTTGGGTGGAAGATGTCAAATTACTAGAACCTCACGTTTATTTGCCATCTTTAGCACCAAATTACCACCCTGCACGACTTCTCCAACTCTTTCAAGGCTCCGATTTATGGATAGACTTGTGCGACTTGAACGCCATTCACGCGGATCGTCAAGAACTAAGAGAATCATGGAATAAGGAGAGAAACATTACTTCGCCAACAGTTTCCCAACAGAAATCAGCGGAGTCTCTACATTCTCAAAAAGACACCATCTATGCAAGACTGCAAACCTATCCGACCCCTATCCGTTTAACTCAGGTGGCCCTCCAGCTTCCGTTTTCCAGGCTTTTGTTAACGGCTTTCAGAAATGCTAGTGATTTCCGCCTACAACTTATTCCGCATCTTCAAGTTATAGTAGACTGTGCAGATCAATTCAATCGACGAATGGCCGAATTGACGTCCCTTGACTGTCACTATTCCGAGCTATTAACAGAACTATATTGTCCCTACCGGTCCGAACGGACAATGACTGTCAAGTGTGATGGAACACAATCAGGAGCTTGTAGTGGATCGGCTGTAATAAAACTGAGTTGCGAGCCTTGGAGACTCAATACTTCCGTTCGTAAACAGTTAGACACCAATAGGCAAGAAGCGACTCGGTTACACTCGGCCTTTCAGGATGCCAATGTCCAGTGGCTTTGTGTGGCCGCTCTTCTTCTCGAAGATTGTGTCGATCAAATCCAAGGCTCATCGGATCCGAACGTACTAGAAACTGGAGCAGCTCTCTTTTACATCTTGGTTGAGCTTGTCGGTGAAGAGAGTAACAATTATTTACCTACCAAACAGTTGCTATCTACTTGTCTTGAACGATTag GTCAGCATTGCATTGCCGGGCATCCTGAACAGTGCCGAAACCTCGTAGGATTGTTGAGCAGTAATTCCAATTTGGCCGGTCtagtggcacctcatttcacTCCATCGACACCGGATCCTTCCAGTGCCTCCGTCAGCGCGTTTTTGGACTCGTATCGGCTAGTTATAGGCCTTTCCAAGCAAGATAGTGatcttgttcttgttcttcttaCCAAG TTCGATGTCCGCTGGTGGTTGAACTGCGCTGAGTGTTGGCCACACGATCGcttaaaattgttggaaatCATCTTCGCTGCCTTGGATAGTTATGGTCTGCAGCCAGTGGAAAGAGCACTGGCAGTTCACGAA GTCCTACGACGTCATTTACAACTAATACTGTCGCAAAATTTCCCGGAGCAGTACAGTCACTTTCTACACCATTTGCTAAAAGCTAGCGAAGCCCAAAGTTGCAGTCCTGTGGTTTGGTGCGATACGATTAATACCCTAGGTCAAGGATGGCTCCGCCTTCAACCGGAGTTAAGCATGGAGGAGTTTCTTCAACAAGTTTTGCAATACACCACCCAGCAGACGTTACTGGATGCCAATAAA ATGATGGAAACGGTAATTTTAATGTCTCAACACTTTTCCACGGAACGACAACTCCATGGTCTTTATGGATTGTATCCAAAGTATCGGCCTTATATCCATGTTATCGCCTGCTTCCTTCTGACAATCGGCCATGGATTGTGTTTTACCACATTGCAGAATGATAATGGGACAGCTTCTGATTTGC TGGTTGGGCAGCTCTGGGCTGCTATTCGGGACCTATATTCCCCCTGGATACTTCCCTACACCCAGCAGCAGGTGAACTCCAATTGTGCCGCTTGGATTCAACACGCCTTGTCTGACTGTAAAGTTTTATTGCCATGGATCGCTGCCGATAGTGGTTTAGCATCACTCATGGCCTCTTCTCTTACCCACTGTACCACATTCATTCATGAGACGCTTCCTGCTCAGCAGAGTATCTTGTCTCACATACTGGCCTTCTATTTGCAAGGATTTTGCCACACAGCAATTAAACTGCATATACTTAAG GTAATCCACCAAGCACTGGATACGTTACCATGGCAATCATTTGTTCCGTCACTGAATGATTTGGAGCAGTTAGTCCGTGTAGCAGGACAGTTCTTACCCGAAGTGCATTCCTTCCTAGTCAGTCTTTTCGTCCGTTGCTGCTTATCCACAGTGATTGTCCACTGTAACTCGCAGCCGACAACATGTGCGAGACTGTTAGCCTGCTTACTGCACCTGCATGTCCGGTTAGCTGGTGAACCGACGGCTCAACAG AATCCCATGATGAAACGAATCCTAGACGAAGCTTGCTCATATCCGTGGCAATTCATAGACGCTAGTGTCTATGATCAAGTATTAAATTGGTACATCTCAACTTGTGATCCACTTTTCATTTTGCAACCCTACTTGGAGCGACAAGAAACACCGTGCAGTTCCAATGATCCTCTGGTGTTTCg TTTGTTACAAGCGGTCAGTAGCCACCATTTGCAGTCAAGCGACCATATTGGCAACTCACCCAAGCGGCAAATATTCGTTCGTTCTTGGATCCGTCTGATCGCTTTGACCGTCTCTCGACATCGGTCTCTCATTCAGCAACATCCTAGAGCTATTCCTAATGCTATTGGGAATTTACTGGATTTCATCTGCAAAAACACCCACTCGGCGGAATACAGGAATGACATTCATGAGTATATGACAGTTGCCATATCGAGCTCTAGTCCCATCGCCGATACCCTTCAAAACTGCCTGTGTCTTCGGATGAACTGCTATCCTGTCAATGCGGCCTTGGTGGAAAATGTTCTTCGAGTGATTGCCGTTGTAAATGGTGGTGGTAGCCATGATGGCCAAAAACGAATGGCAGCCGTGCTAGAATCTGCCTTAGAACAGTTTGAGGGAACACGTTCTGTTATTTTTGATTTGCTTCCGATTGGAGGTTCAAAGGAGTTAGCAGCAGTTTCCTGGCAACAAGGCTGCATTTTGAGTTGGTATTGTCTTGTTAGCAACCAAGAGAAACCCGATGCAGCAGATGGGCCTTACCTTTTGGAACAAATGCTCTCGAACTGCAAGGCACTTTCATTGAG TGAAGCAATTGAGCCAAAGCTCTGTTTCGTGTACGAAAGACTGCTAACTGTTTGGAATCTTACCTCGCCAAATCTCAGTCCTAAAAAGACAGCTGTGAAAGCAGAATGGTGTGAATTACTCGGCTCCTGGactgaagaaaacaaaagttggTTATCAACAATTGGCCTGGGTAAAGCACCCAGACTGTCATCCAa GGGTCGCTGTTTGGCTCACGTCATATTGTGTTACTTGCAGCAATCTAAGATAGCTCTGGATCAGCTAGAGAACAGATGGAGAGTAAATCGTCATAACGCAGACTGCAAGCCAGCAGTGGAGAGTGCCTTGGAAGCCTTGAAATCGGGCAAACCTGATGGTATAAAGCTCCTTCAAAATCTGGTCCCCTTATTATACTCTAATTCCTATCTTTCACGCTTAATTGTTAAGTAA